From a single Oncorhynchus tshawytscha isolate Ot180627B linkage group LG33, Otsh_v2.0, whole genome shotgun sequence genomic region:
- the LOC112231194 gene encoding uncharacterized protein LOC112231194 isoform X2 has protein sequence MEKGDRAAFFSAAEQQVILQRFEDLKHIFNHKNNTTAAGKARQAAWQKIADSVNAVNPSGVKRSWLQVKVKYKNMVQTAKKADRRKIKEGPLQPVFSAAEDLMAETHKFCSTIDTITKETSSTELESTLSCSNFVRVLANHMTSEEITAESGSEVSMNNVPVVYIDNAEDITSDSSIHEGPGINETSPEATPSTSKTWDREEIDYRRLKMQKMSLEMKLLEKQLNS, from the exons atggaaaaagGAGATAGGGCAGCCTTTTTCAGTGCTGCAGAGCAGCAAGTTATACTTCAGCGTTTTGAGGACCTAAAACATATTTTCAATCACAAAAATAATACAACTGCTGCTGGTAAAGCGAGACAGGCAGCATGGCAGAAAATTGCCGATTCAGTCAACGC GGTTAATCCATCTGGAGTAAAACGAAGTTGGCTGCAGGTCAAGGTGAAATACAAGAACATGGTACAAACAG CCAAAAAAGCAGATAGGCGGAAGATCAAGGAAGGCCCACTGCAACCTGTCTTTTCTGCTGCAGAGGACCTGATGGCTGAAACCCATAAATTCTGTTCCACTATAGACACTATCACAAAGGAAACCTCTTCCACAGAACTCGAGTCAACACTCTCCTGCTCAAACTTTGTGAGAG TGCTAGCAAACCACATGACATCAGAGGAGATCACTGCAGAATCTGGGTCCGAAGTGTCAATGAATAAT GTACCAGTCGTATACATTGACAATGCTGAAGATATCACGTCAGATTCGTCTATACATGAG GGTCCAGGCATAAACGAGACGTCACCTGAGGCCACACCATCCACTTCCAAAACATGGGACAGAGAG GAGATTGACTACAGGAGATTAAAGATGCAAAAGATGTCCTTGGAGATGAAATTACTTGAGAAACAATTAAAT TCGTGA
- the LOC112231193 gene encoding putative nuclease HARBI1, with the protein MACPFLRDPIDIGAQVVRKTIRTKRLFKDRQNPLSFSEEYINERYHFSSHCIVFLADLLTPSLSNDTLRSCALTVMQTLCIGLHFFACGEYMHAVGDAENLSVSTVCRAIRRVCIALTRILPDFVKFPGHCSQQEVKDGFYRIAGLPNVIGVVDSTHISIKAPSGPEVSDYTNQRSFHSINVQMVCDSQCLITNIEAKWPGSVNDFHILQKSVLYHQFQQGCFDGQLVADNEYPCLPFLMTPYLNPKPGAESCFNEALYETRACIKTTFTTLRSRFGCLKGLRVSPQRACDIIVACMVLHNVAIIRKEAPPCFSWMPRKNPEPVHCDYQDGTAIRDSIAAQLFLSCSQVL; encoded by the exons ATGGCGTGCCCTTTTTTACGAGATCCAATTGACATCGGGGCACAAGTTGTGAGAAAAACAATACGAACTAAGCGTTTGTTCAAAGACAGACAAAATCCTCTAAGTTTTTCCGAAGAATACATTAACGAGAGGTATCACTTCTCGTCTCATTGTATAGTATTCCTGGCGGATCTGTTGACACCTTCATTGAGCAACGATACACTCCGCAGCTGTGCGCTTACAGTAATGCAAACACTCTGCATCGGTTTACATTTTTTCGCATGTGGAGAATATATGCATGCAGTCGGTGACGCTGAAAATTTGAGCGTATCCACAGTTTGTCGAGCCATACGGAGAGTATGCATCGCACTGACGAGAATTCTCCCGGATTTCGTGAAGTTCCCTGGTCATTGTTCTCAACAAGAAGTTAAAGACGGCTTTTATAGAATAGCAG GACTACCTAATGTAATTGGTGTGGTGGACTCCACTCACATATCCATCAAAGCGCCTTCAGGACCAGAGGTATCTGATTATACTAATCAGAGATCATTTCACAGCATAAATGTGCAG ATGGTTTGTGATTCGCAATGTCTCATCACAAACATTGAGGCAAAGTGGCCTGGATCTGTGAATGACTTCCACATACTCCAAAAGAGTGTGCTGTACCATCAGTTTCAGCAAG GTTGTTTTGATGGGCAGCTTGTGGCTGACAATGAGTATCCCTGTCTTCCATTCTTGATGACGCCATACCTGAATCCTAAACCAGGCGCAGAGAGCTGCTTCAACGAGGCACTGTACGAGACAAGGGCATGCATTAAGACAACATTCACCACGTTACGGTCCCGATTTGGTTGTTTGAAGGGTCTCAGAGTATCGCCACAGAGAGCTTGTGACATAATAGTGGCATGCATGGTCCTTCATAACGTTGCAATCATTCGTAAGGAGGCTCCACCCTGTTTCAGTTGGATGCCCCGGAAAAACCCAGagcctgttcactgtgattaccaAGATGGTACAGCAATCAGGGATAGCATTGCTGCTCAGCTCTTTTTGTCATGCAGCCAAGTGTTATGA
- the LOC112231192 gene encoding M-phase inducer phosphatase 1-A encodes MPLVVSLVTHLKSICLLSLATDIVESLPMDGYSLSMPGPHSPDYHASPMSELANCFTGLRAFHTGDTPRRCLDLSNLSTGSVDDAAAAQGSPHKDKPTSPVALDSPAPSRMKTLQSFLPRLLCSSPKLHPSERPLSNKENVAPGQRAQGKPECLLPAPDSQLQGDGEPCALGSPIFPAPPSRTQHSPGDADGFMEILEQEADEGSIAVAMSCSMAQLLSEPLMNQEVDLSSVSVCRQGGRRLFRSPSMPERLARPLKRTSTSPSPANPQPLKRHCTFSAVSEEVGQGEGDQGAGINNDRKHHLHKRTHSLCDVEQQLGGDGINAELIGDFSKVHALPTVTGRHQGLKYITVDTMSALLEGKFSCLVESFVVVDCRYPYEYQGGHIKGALSLPNTDKAVDQLLSQRLKAHSPDKRLVLVLHCEFSSERAPRTCHLLRSVDRSMNEYPALHYPELYVLKGGYRDFYHSHQEHCEPQAYCPMHHEDHREELLRCRTHSRALAEERRRRHHIQTLVKL; translated from the exons ATGCCATTGGTTGTTTCTTTGGTGACACATTTAAAATCCATTTGTCTACTCTCTTTAGCTACGGATATTGTTGAATC CCTACCGATGGATGGTTACAGTTTATCTATGCCTGGCCCTCACTCACCGGACTACCATGCCTCCCCAATGTCAGAACTCGCCAACTGCTTTACGGGACTCCGCGCCTTTCACACAGG TGACACTCCTCGGAGATGTCTGGACCTGTCCAACCTCAGCACTGGGAGTGTAGACGATGCTGCTGCTGCACAGGGATCACCACACAAAG ACAAGCCTACTTCTCCAGTGGCCTTGGACTCTCCTGCACCAAG TCGCATGAAGACGTTGCAGTCCTTCCTG CCCAGATTGCTGTGTAGCAGTCCAAAGCTTCACCCCAGTGAACGTCCATTAAGTAACAAGGAGAAT gtGGCCCCAGGGCAGAGAGCGCAGGGCAAGCCGGAGTGTTTGCTGCCTGCTCCAGACTCCCAGCTCCAAGGTGACGGTGAGCCCTGTGCCCTGGGGAGCCCCATCTTCCCTGCACCTCCCTCCCGAACCCAGCACTCCCCAGGGGATGCAGATGGATTCATGGAAATCCTGGAGCAGGAAGCTGATGAG GGTTCTATTGCTGTCGCCATGTCATGTAGCATGGCACAGTTGCTGTCTGAACCCCTCATGAACCAGGAAGTGGATCTCTCCTCT GTTTCAGTGTGTCGCCAGGGGGGACGCCGTCTCTTCCGATCCCCTTCCATGCCAGAGCGGTTGGCACGTCCACTGAAACgcacctccacctccccctccccagccAACCCCCAGCCACTCAAACGACATTGCACCTTCTCCGCCGTCTCAGAGGAGGTgggccagggagagggagaccaaggGGCTGGAATCAACAATGATAGGAAG CACCACCTGCATAAGAGGACCCACTCTTTGTGTGATGTGGAGCAGCAGCTGGGTGGGGATGGGATCAATGCAGAACTCATTGGAGACTTCAGCAAG GTGCATGCCCTACCCACTGTGACAGGGAGACATCAAGGCTTGAAGTACATCACGGTTGACACA ATGAGTGCTCTTCTGGAAGGGAAGTTCAGCTGTTTGGTTGAGTCTTTTGTTGTGGTGGACTGCCGCTACCCATATGAGTATCAGGGAGGACACATTAAG GGGGCGCTGAGCCTTCCCAACACAGACAAGGCAGTGGATCAATTGCTATCCCAGAGGCTAAAAGCCCACTCTCCTGATAAGAGGCTTGTGCTAGTGCTGCACTGTGAATTCTCCTCTGAAAGAGCACCCAGAAC GTGTCACCTCCTGCGCAGTGTGGACCGCAGTATGAACGAGTACCCAGCCCTGCACTACCCTGAGCTCTATGTCCTCAAGGGTGGCTACAGAGACTTCTACCACTCTCACCAG gaGCACTGTGAGCCCCAGGCCTACTGCCCCATGCACCACGAGGACCACAGAGAGGAGCTTCTGCGGTGCCGCACACACAGCAGAGCCTTGGCCGAAGAGCGCCGCAGACGCCACCACATTCAAACTCTCGTCAAACTCTGA
- the LOC112231194 gene encoding uncharacterized protein LOC112231194 isoform X1, whose amino-acid sequence MEKGDRAAFFSAAEQQVILQRFEDLKHIFNHKNNTTAAGKARQAAWQKIADSVNAVNPSGVKRSWLQVKVKYKNMVQTAKKADRRKIKEGPLQPVFSAAEDLMAETHKFCSTIDTITKETSSTELESTLSCSNFVRVLANHMTSEEITAESGSEVSMNNVPVVYIDNAEDITSDSSIHEGPGINETSPEATPSTSKTWDREGDKKRKPSNVKVKDLYMKYLQQEIDYRRLKMQKMSLEMKLLEKQLNS is encoded by the exons atggaaaaagGAGATAGGGCAGCCTTTTTCAGTGCTGCAGAGCAGCAAGTTATACTTCAGCGTTTTGAGGACCTAAAACATATTTTCAATCACAAAAATAATACAACTGCTGCTGGTAAAGCGAGACAGGCAGCATGGCAGAAAATTGCCGATTCAGTCAACGC GGTTAATCCATCTGGAGTAAAACGAAGTTGGCTGCAGGTCAAGGTGAAATACAAGAACATGGTACAAACAG CCAAAAAAGCAGATAGGCGGAAGATCAAGGAAGGCCCACTGCAACCTGTCTTTTCTGCTGCAGAGGACCTGATGGCTGAAACCCATAAATTCTGTTCCACTATAGACACTATCACAAAGGAAACCTCTTCCACAGAACTCGAGTCAACACTCTCCTGCTCAAACTTTGTGAGAG TGCTAGCAAACCACATGACATCAGAGGAGATCACTGCAGAATCTGGGTCCGAAGTGTCAATGAATAAT GTACCAGTCGTATACATTGACAATGCTGAAGATATCACGTCAGATTCGTCTATACATGAG GGTCCAGGCATAAACGAGACGTCACCTGAGGCCACACCATCCACTTCCAAAACATGGGACAGAGAG GGGGACAAAAAAAGAAAGCCCTCAAATGTCAAAGTGAAGGACTTGTATATGAAATACTTGCAACAGGAGATTGACTACAGGAGATTAAAGATGCAAAAGATGTCCTTGGAGATGAAATTACTTGAGAAACAATTAAAT TCGTGA